Proteins found in one Clostridium kluyveri DSM 555 genomic segment:
- a CDS encoding DUF1048 domain-containing protein, translating into MNLWEKITGSDMTKELKIFESRAKKLPADYQVAWGKIFANLLPHSDFTGRNLMPILDGVLGLLEEAAADGQSVQEALGDDIKGFCSALAGEEGAKSFRDKWREQLNNNVAKKLGK; encoded by the coding sequence ATGAATCTTTGGGAAAAGATCACAGGCAGCGACATGACTAAAGAATTAAAAATTTTTGAATCGCGAGCCAAAAAGCTGCCTGCTGATTATCAAGTGGCATGGGGAAAAATTTTTGCCAATCTTTTACCGCACTCAGATTTCACCGGTCGCAACCTTATGCCAATTCTTGACGGTGTGCTTGGCCTACTCGAAGAAGCAGCGGCGGATGGTCAGAGTGTCCAAGAGGCTTTGGGTGACGATATCAAAGGCTTCTGTTCAGCGCTGGCCGGTGAAGAAGGGGCAAAGTCTTTTCGCGACAAGTGGCGCGAACAACTCAACAATAATGTCGCTAAAAAATTAGGTAAATAG